From one Streptomyces spiramyceticus genomic stretch:
- a CDS encoding ABC transporter ATP-binding protein — translation MSSASGVSGGRLTGPREVLRVLRGHRRWVAGAVTLTLVASALGLAQPLVVKRVIESSAAGTGIAGPVGLLIALFAAQALVQAVAGYVLARTGEGVVLGVRLDLIDHLLRLPMRTYDRHRIGDLISRAGTDSTALRLLIAQGFTDAVTGSIGLVGVIALMVWLDWALFLVVIALVTFGALMIASVLHGIARASLRAQQATGAMTAELERALGAIRTVRASRAERREADRIGAEARSAFSAGVRVGKLDAVVAPAIELTIHGSFLVVLLIGGVRVAGEGGSVADLAAFLLYMLYLVGPVGAVFQAVSTMQQGAGALRRITEILDLPKEPNAEPAQHHNHLTSPPDVDARSRPPVLEFRDVWFGYDPDRPVLRGVSFQVPPRGHVALIGSSGVGKSTVFALTERFYDPDDGLVLFEGGDVRTLTRAQHRARIGLVEQHAPVLYGTLRENLLYAAPDAGEAELERVVELAQLTDLASRLPRGLDTDAGEHGMALSGGERQRIAIARSLLTRPSLLLLDEPTAHLDAVNEAALRRSISQTSAECALLVIAHRFSTIRAADLIVVLDGGEVVATGSHEELLDTSDHYRSLCRAQQVKYPADAGS, via the coding sequence ATGAGCAGCGCGAGCGGCGTGAGCGGCGGACGTCTCACCGGACCCCGGGAAGTCCTGCGTGTACTGCGCGGGCACCGGCGGTGGGTCGCCGGCGCGGTGACGCTGACGCTGGTCGCCTCGGCGCTGGGCCTGGCCCAGCCGCTGGTGGTCAAACGTGTCATCGAGTCGTCCGCAGCGGGGACGGGCATCGCCGGCCCTGTCGGCCTGCTGATCGCACTGTTCGCCGCCCAGGCGCTGGTCCAGGCCGTGGCGGGCTACGTCCTTGCGCGTACCGGCGAAGGGGTCGTACTCGGCGTGCGCCTCGACCTCATCGACCACCTGCTGCGGCTGCCCATGAGGACGTACGACCGGCATCGGATCGGCGACCTGATCTCGCGTGCGGGCACCGACAGCACAGCCCTGCGCCTGCTCATCGCCCAGGGCTTCACCGACGCGGTCACCGGCAGCATCGGCCTCGTGGGTGTGATCGCCCTGATGGTCTGGCTCGACTGGGCTCTCTTCCTCGTCGTCATCGCCCTGGTCACCTTCGGCGCGCTGATGATCGCCTCGGTGCTGCACGGAATCGCCCGCGCCTCGCTCCGCGCCCAGCAGGCCACAGGCGCCATGACCGCGGAACTGGAGCGGGCGCTGGGCGCCATCCGCACCGTACGGGCGAGCCGCGCCGAACGACGGGAGGCTGACCGCATCGGCGCAGAGGCCAGGTCCGCCTTCTCAGCGGGCGTACGGGTGGGAAAGCTGGACGCCGTGGTCGCACCGGCGATCGAACTGACGATCCACGGTTCCTTCCTGGTGGTCCTGCTCATCGGTGGCGTACGGGTCGCGGGCGAGGGGGGCTCCGTCGCAGACCTGGCGGCTTTCCTGCTCTACATGCTCTATCTGGTGGGCCCGGTCGGTGCGGTCTTCCAGGCGGTGAGCACCATGCAGCAGGGCGCGGGCGCGCTACGACGGATCACCGAGATCCTCGACCTGCCGAAGGAACCGAACGCCGAGCCCGCCCAGCACCACAACCACCTCACCTCCCCGCCGGACGTCGACGCCCGCAGCCGCCCACCGGTGCTGGAGTTCCGGGACGTGTGGTTCGGCTACGACCCGGACCGGCCGGTACTGCGTGGGGTCTCCTTCCAGGTGCCCCCACGCGGCCACGTCGCCCTGATCGGCAGCTCCGGCGTCGGCAAATCGACCGTCTTCGCGCTCACGGAACGCTTCTACGACCCCGACGACGGCCTCGTCCTGTTCGAGGGCGGCGACGTACGAACCCTCACCCGCGCACAGCACCGCGCACGGATCGGCCTCGTGGAGCAGCACGCCCCGGTGCTGTACGGCACACTGCGCGAAAACCTGCTCTACGCCGCCCCGGACGCAGGGGAGGCGGAGCTCGAACGCGTGGTGGAGCTGGCCCAGCTGACCGACCTGGCATCCCGGCTGCCCCGCGGGCTCGACACCGACGCCGGCGAACACGGCATGGCGCTCTCGGGCGGCGAACGCCAGCGCATAGCCATAGCCCGCTCCCTGCTCACCCGCCCCAGCCTCCTGCTGCTCGACGAGCCCACCGCCCACCTGGACGCGGTCAACGAGGCAGCACTCCGCCGTTCGATCAGCCAGACCTCCGCCGAATGCGCGCTGCTGGTCATCGCCCACCGGTTCTCGACCATCCGCGCCGCAGACCTGATCGTGGTCCTCGACGGGGGCGAGGTCGTGGCGACGGGCAGCCATGAGGAACTGCTGGACACCAGTGACCACTACCGGTCCCTGTGCCGTGCCCAGCAGGTGAAATATCCTGCCGACGCCGGGAGTTGA
- a CDS encoding pyridoxamine 5'-phosphate oxidase family protein, which produces MGKLYERIDGRIRTFIENQPVFFTATAPLAAGGHVNLSPKGRAGTLVVLDEMTLAYLDFGGSSAETVAHVRENGRITLMWCAFSGPPKVLRVHGEGEAVFRDDPRWAGLIMRFKDAGVDGPSARAIVVVHARRISDSCGFAVPFMEYQEERTQHAEHFARKTDEEFAAYCEKKGTVGVSLDGLPALPLPLPMRTD; this is translated from the coding sequence ATGGGAAAGCTTTACGAACGCATAGACGGCAGGATTCGCACGTTCATCGAGAATCAGCCCGTCTTCTTCACAGCCACTGCTCCGCTGGCCGCCGGCGGGCATGTCAACCTTTCGCCCAAGGGCCGGGCCGGGACGCTCGTTGTGCTGGACGAGATGACGCTCGCGTATCTGGACTTCGGTGGCAGCAGCGCCGAGACCGTCGCGCATGTGCGGGAGAACGGGCGGATCACTCTGATGTGGTGCGCGTTCAGCGGGCCGCCGAAGGTGTTGCGGGTGCACGGTGAGGGGGAGGCCGTGTTCCGGGACGATCCTCGGTGGGCGGGGCTCATCATGCGGTTCAAGGATGCGGGCGTCGACGGGCCGAGTGCGCGTGCCATTGTCGTGGTTCACGCCCGGCGCATCAGCGACAGCTGCGGGTTCGCCGTCCCCTTCATGGAGTATCAGGAGGAGCGGACGCAGCACGCCGAGCACTTCGCCCGTAAGACGGACGAGGAGTTCGCGGCGTACTGCGAGAAGAAGGGCACCGTCGGCGTGAGCCTGGACGGGCTGCCTGCGCTGCCGCTTCCGCTGCCGATGCGTACGGATTGA
- a CDS encoding L,D-transpeptidase family protein codes for MRIVRTAALALGAAFLSVCSVAAAPGCDELLPERMADTGGGTQLITAEAPRTGSTTGRVTWWERRGGRRYGRWVAVGSSEARFGEKGLVAGSAREQGTNTTPTGLYDLPYAFGIKPAPAGTEMEYRRVTDKSWWCQDNQSRHYNRWSEPLSPDCRASESEHLITYGKQYSRAMVIGFNYDRPVRGRGAGIFLHVNGPGSTAGCVSVPAWAMARVLAWADPDRDPHIAIGTRAGSIAITRY; via the coding sequence ATGCGAATCGTGCGTACAGCGGCTCTCGCACTGGGTGCCGCGTTCCTGTCCGTCTGCTCCGTCGCCGCCGCGCCCGGCTGCGACGAGCTGTTGCCCGAGCGGATGGCCGACACGGGCGGCGGCACCCAGCTGATCACGGCCGAGGCGCCGCGCACCGGCTCCACCACGGGGCGGGTGACGTGGTGGGAGCGGCGGGGCGGTCGGCGGTACGGGCGGTGGGTCGCCGTCGGGTCCTCCGAGGCGAGGTTCGGCGAGAAGGGGCTCGTGGCGGGCAGCGCGCGCGAGCAGGGCACGAACACGACGCCCACCGGGCTCTACGACCTGCCGTACGCCTTCGGGATCAAGCCGGCGCCGGCCGGGACCGAGATGGAGTACCGCCGGGTGACCGACAAGTCGTGGTGGTGCCAGGACAATCAGTCGCGCCACTACAACCGGTGGTCGGAGCCACTGTCCCCCGACTGCCGGGCGAGCGAGTCCGAGCACCTGATCACGTACGGCAAGCAGTACTCCCGTGCCATGGTCATCGGGTTCAACTACGACCGGCCAGTGCGGGGGCGGGGCGCGGGCATCTTCCTGCACGTCAATGGGCCTGGGTCCACGGCGGGCTGCGTGTCCGTGCCGGCGTGGGCGATGGCCCGGGTCCTGGCGTGGGCCGATCCGGACCGTGATCCGCACATCGCGATCGGGACGCGGGCGGGGTCGATCGCGATCACCCGCTACTGA
- a CDS encoding arginine repressor, translating into MTEAQAQDHEHGGPAVPQTRTARHRRIVDILNRQPVRSQSQLAKLLADDGLSVTQATLSRDLDELGAVKIRNTGGELIYAVPSEGGYRTPHAPLGESAKEERMRRLSGELLISAEASANLVVLRTPPGAAQFLASAIDQAELNAVLGTIAGDDTLLLISRDPAGGQALADHLLRLAQNDR; encoded by the coding sequence ATGACCGAGGCGCAGGCGCAGGACCACGAGCACGGCGGCCCTGCCGTACCGCAGACCCGCACCGCCAGGCACCGCCGGATCGTGGACATCCTGAACCGGCAGCCGGTGCGCTCGCAGAGCCAGCTGGCCAAGCTTCTCGCCGACGACGGGCTGAGCGTTACCCAGGCGACGCTCTCCCGCGACCTCGACGAGCTGGGCGCGGTGAAGATCCGCAACACCGGCGGCGAGCTGATCTACGCCGTCCCGAGCGAGGGCGGCTACCGCACCCCGCACGCGCCGCTCGGCGAGTCCGCCAAGGAGGAGCGGATGCGGCGCCTCTCCGGGGAGCTGCTGATCTCCGCGGAGGCCTCGGCGAACCTCGTTGTCCTGCGTACGCCGCCGGGCGCCGCGCAGTTCCTGGCCTCGGCCATCGACCAGGCGGAGCTGAACGCGGTCCTCGGCACGATCGCGGGCGACGACACGCTGCTCCTGATCAGCCGGGACCCGGCGGGCGGCCAGGCGCTGGCGGACCACCTCCTGCGCCTGGCCCAGAACGACCGCTAG
- a CDS encoding acetylornithine transaminase — protein MTENQAANQELTQRWQGVMTDNYGTPRLPLVRGEGAKVWDADGKEYADFVGGIAVNALGHAHPAVVEAVSRQIASLGHVSNLFVAEPPVALAERLIQISGRPGRVYFCNSGAEANEAAFKIGRLTGRTHMVATDGGFHGRTMGALALTGQPAKRTPFLPLPGDVTHVPFGDVEALRAAVTTDTALLVIEPIQGEIGVVVPPKDYLKAAREITRATGTLLVLDEVQTGIGRTGHWFEYQAHDGVDPDIVTLAKGLGGGLPIGATLAFGTAADLLKPGQHGTTFGGNPVACAAGLAVLDTIAADGLLDHVKRIGEKLRDGIESLGHPLVSHVRGAGLLLGIVLTESLAPQVQQAAQDAGLLVNAPAPDVVRLMPAFVIGDEEVEAFLQAIPGVLDTAHGDQRSGE, from the coding sequence GTGACCGAGAACCAGGCCGCCAACCAGGAGCTGACGCAGCGCTGGCAGGGCGTCATGACCGACAACTACGGCACGCCCAGACTGCCGCTCGTACGCGGTGAGGGCGCCAAGGTCTGGGACGCCGACGGCAAGGAATACGCCGACTTCGTCGGAGGCATCGCCGTGAACGCGCTCGGCCACGCCCACCCGGCCGTCGTCGAAGCCGTGTCCCGCCAGATCGCCTCCCTCGGCCACGTCTCGAACCTGTTCGTCGCCGAGCCGCCCGTCGCGCTCGCCGAGCGGCTGATCCAGATCTCCGGGCGCCCCGGCCGCGTCTACTTCTGCAACTCCGGCGCCGAGGCCAACGAGGCAGCCTTCAAGATCGGGCGGCTCACCGGCCGTACGCACATGGTGGCCACCGACGGCGGCTTCCACGGCCGCACCATGGGCGCCCTCGCGCTCACCGGCCAGCCTGCCAAGCGGACCCCGTTCCTGCCGCTCCCCGGCGATGTCACGCACGTCCCGTTCGGCGACGTCGAAGCTCTGCGCGCCGCAGTCACCACCGACACCGCGCTGCTGGTCATCGAGCCGATCCAGGGCGAGATCGGCGTCGTTGTCCCGCCCAAGGACTACCTGAAGGCCGCTCGCGAGATCACCCGCGCCACCGGCACCCTCCTCGTACTCGACGAGGTCCAGACCGGCATCGGGCGCACGGGACACTGGTTCGAGTACCAGGCGCACGACGGCGTCGACCCCGACATCGTCACCCTCGCCAAGGGCCTCGGCGGCGGACTGCCGATCGGTGCGACCCTCGCCTTCGGCACGGCCGCCGACCTACTCAAGCCCGGCCAGCACGGCACGACCTTCGGCGGCAACCCCGTCGCGTGCGCCGCCGGACTCGCCGTACTGGACACCATCGCGGCCGACGGACTCCTCGACCACGTCAAGCGGATCGGGGAGAAACTGCGCGACGGAATCGAGTCACTGGGACACCCTCTCGTCTCCCACGTCCGTGGTGCGGGACTGCTCCTGGGTATCGTGCTCACCGAGTCCCTTGCTCCCCAGGTGCAGCAAGCGGCTCAGGACGCCGGTCTCCTGGTGAACGCGCCCGCCCCCGATGTCGTACGCCTCATGCCGGCGTTCGTCATCGGCGACGAAGAGGTGGAAGCGTTCCTCCAGGCCATCCCCGGCGTTCTCGACACCGCACACGGGGACCAACGATCCGGAGAATGA
- the argB gene encoding acetylglutamate kinase — MSTRKHTALPKAQILVEALPWLTRHHGRTVVIKFGGNAMIDEDLKAAFAQDVVFLRHAGLKPVVVHGGGPQISAQLDRHGLVSEFKAGLRVTTPEAMDVVRMVLAGQVQRELVGLLNQHGPLAVGMTGEDAHTITATQHFPQIDGESVDIGRVGEITEIDTGAIQALLDDGRIPVVSSIARSADDHHVYNVNADTAAAALAAALGAETLMVLTDVEGLYEDWPNSDEVISRLTAKELEKLLPDLSSGMVPKMKGCLHAVRNGVNTARVIDGRVQHSILLEIFTDEGIGTMVVPDEHEGGSK, encoded by the coding sequence ATGAGCACTCGTAAGCACACCGCACTGCCCAAGGCGCAGATCCTCGTCGAGGCGTTGCCCTGGCTCACCCGCCACCACGGCCGCACCGTCGTCATCAAGTTCGGCGGAAACGCCATGATCGACGAGGACCTCAAGGCCGCCTTCGCCCAGGACGTCGTCTTCCTGCGCCACGCCGGTCTCAAGCCGGTCGTCGTGCACGGCGGCGGCCCGCAGATCAGCGCGCAGCTCGACCGGCACGGCCTGGTCAGCGAGTTCAAGGCGGGCCTGCGGGTCACCACGCCCGAGGCCATGGACGTCGTACGCATGGTCCTGGCCGGGCAGGTGCAGCGCGAGCTCGTCGGGCTGCTCAACCAGCACGGGCCGCTCGCCGTCGGCATGACCGGCGAGGACGCGCACACCATCACCGCCACCCAGCACTTCCCGCAGATCGACGGCGAGTCCGTCGACATCGGGAGGGTCGGCGAGATCACCGAGATCGACACCGGTGCGATTCAGGCGCTGCTCGACGACGGCCGTATCCCGGTCGTCTCGTCCATCGCCCGCAGCGCCGACGACCACCACGTCTACAACGTCAACGCCGACACCGCAGCGGCCGCGCTCGCCGCCGCGCTCGGCGCCGAGACGCTGATGGTGCTCACCGACGTCGAGGGCCTCTACGAGGACTGGCCCAACAGCGACGAAGTGATCAGCAGGCTCACCGCGAAGGAGCTGGAGAAGCTGCTGCCCGACCTCTCCAGCGGAATGGTCCCCAAGATGAAGGGCTGCCTGCACGCCGTACGCAACGGGGTCAACACCGCCCGCGTCATCGACGGCCGTGTCCAGCACTCGATCCTGCTGGAGATCTTCACCGACGAGGGCATCGGCACGATGGTCGTGCCCGACGAGCACGAAGGGGGATCGAAGTGA
- the argJ gene encoding bifunctional glutamate N-acetyltransferase/amino-acid acetyltransferase ArgJ, which translates to MSVTAAKGFTAAGIAAGIKDSGNPDLALVVNNGPRLAAAGVFTSNRVKAAPVLWSEQVVKGGRISAVVLNSGGANACTGPKGFQDTHATAEKAAQVLNKGGLNKGGLNKGGLEGHSAGEIAIASTGLIGINLPMDKLLPGIEKAATELSAHGGEKAAIAIKTTDTVHKTAVAGGEGWTVGGMAKGAGMLAPGLATMLVVLTTDADAEADVLDRALRDATRQTFDRVDSDGCMSTNDTVLLLASGASQVTPGYDEFAAAVRTVCDDLARQLIGDAEGASKDIRIEVINAATEDDAVEVGRSIARNNLLKCAIHGEDPNWGRVLSAIGTTQAAFDPDRLNVAINGIWVCKNGCVGEDRDLVDMRYREVKITADLAEGTESAVIWANDLTADYVHENSAYSS; encoded by the coding sequence GTGAGCGTCACGGCAGCAAAAGGATTCACCGCGGCGGGCATCGCTGCGGGGATCAAGGACAGCGGCAACCCCGACCTGGCCCTCGTGGTCAACAACGGGCCCCGTCTGGCCGCCGCGGGCGTCTTCACCTCCAACCGTGTGAAGGCCGCCCCGGTCCTCTGGTCCGAGCAGGTCGTCAAGGGCGGCCGGATCTCCGCCGTCGTCCTCAATTCCGGTGGTGCCAACGCCTGTACGGGCCCGAAGGGCTTCCAGGACACCCACGCGACGGCTGAGAAGGCCGCCCAGGTTCTCAACAAGGGGGGCCTCAACAAGGGGGGCCTGAACAAGGGGGGCCTGGAGGGCCACAGCGCCGGCGAGATCGCCATCGCCTCCACCGGCCTCATCGGCATCAACCTCCCCATGGACAAGCTCCTCCCCGGCATCGAGAAGGCCGCCACCGAGCTCTCCGCCCACGGCGGCGAGAAGGCCGCCATCGCCATCAAGACCACCGACACGGTGCACAAGACGGCGGTCGCGGGCGGCGAAGGATGGACCGTCGGCGGCATGGCCAAGGGCGCGGGCATGCTCGCACCCGGCCTTGCCACGATGCTCGTCGTGCTGACCACCGACGCCGACGCCGAAGCGGACGTACTCGACAGGGCGCTGCGCGACGCAACCCGCCAGACCTTCGACCGCGTCGACTCCGACGGCTGCATGTCGACGAACGACACCGTGCTGCTGCTCGCCTCCGGCGCGTCCCAAGTGACCCCCGGCTACGACGAGTTCGCCGCGGCTGTACGCACCGTCTGCGACGATCTCGCCCGCCAGCTCATCGGCGACGCCGAGGGGGCCAGCAAGGACATCCGGATCGAGGTCATCAACGCCGCGACCGAGGACGACGCCGTCGAGGTGGGCCGCTCCATCGCCCGTAACAACCTCCTCAAGTGCGCCATCCACGGCGAGGACCCCAACTGGGGGCGTGTCCTCTCAGCGATCGGCACCACGCAGGCCGCGTTCGACCCCGACAGGCTCAATGTCGCCATCAACGGCATCTGGGTCTGCAAGAACGGCTGCGTCGGCGAGGACCGCGACCTGGTCGACATGCGCTACCGCGAGGTCAAGATCACCGCAGACCTCGCCGAAGGCACCGAGTCGGCCGTCATCTGGGCCAACGACCTCACCGCCGATTACGTCCACGAGAACAGCGCGTACAGCTCATGA
- the argC gene encoding N-acetyl-gamma-glutamyl-phosphate reductase translates to MTVRAAVAGASGYAGGELLRLLIAHPGVEIGALTGHSNAGQRLGGLQPHLLPLAGRILEPTTAEVLAGHDVVFLALPHGQSAAVAEQLGDDVLVVDMGADFRLADAADWETFYGSPHAGTWPYGLPELPGARAALAGSKRIAVPGCYPTAVSLALFPAYVAQLAEPDAVIVAATGTSGAGKALKPHLLGSEVMGSMTPYGVGGGHRHTPEMIQNLSAAAGERVTVSFTPTLAPMSRGILATCSAKAKPGTTPEGVRAAYEKAYADEPFVHLLPEGQWPATASVYGSNAVQVQVAYDAAAGRIIAISAIDNLAKGTAGGAVQSMNIALGLPEDTGLSTTGVAP, encoded by the coding sequence ATGACGGTACGTGCAGCAGTGGCTGGAGCGAGTGGGTATGCGGGCGGGGAGCTGCTCCGCCTGCTCATCGCTCACCCCGGGGTCGAGATCGGCGCCCTGACCGGCCATTCCAACGCAGGTCAGCGCCTCGGCGGACTTCAGCCGCACCTGCTGCCGCTCGCCGGGCGGATCCTCGAGCCGACCACCGCGGAGGTGCTCGCCGGGCACGATGTCGTCTTCCTGGCGCTCCCGCACGGCCAGTCCGCCGCCGTAGCCGAGCAGCTCGGCGACGATGTGCTCGTGGTCGACATGGGCGCCGACTTCCGGCTGGCGGACGCCGCCGACTGGGAGACGTTCTACGGTTCGCCGCACGCCGGCACCTGGCCGTACGGCCTCCCCGAGCTCCCCGGCGCCCGCGCCGCCCTGGCCGGCTCCAAGCGCATCGCCGTGCCCGGCTGCTACCCGACCGCCGTCTCGCTCGCCCTCTTCCCGGCGTACGTCGCCCAGCTCGCGGAGCCGGACGCCGTGATCGTCGCCGCCACCGGCACCTCCGGTGCGGGCAAGGCGCTCAAGCCGCACCTGCTCGGCAGCGAGGTGATGGGCTCGATGACGCCGTACGGTGTCGGCGGCGGCCACCGGCACACCCCCGAAATGATCCAGAACCTGAGCGCGGCGGCAGGAGAGCGGGTCACCGTCTCCTTCACGCCGACCCTCGCCCCCATGTCCCGCGGCATCCTCGCCACGTGCAGCGCCAAGGCGAAGCCGGGGACGACGCCCGAGGGCGTACGGGCCGCATACGAGAAGGCGTACGCCGACGAGCCGTTCGTGCACCTCCTCCCAGAGGGGCAGTGGCCCGCGACGGCGTCCGTCTACGGTTCCAACGCCGTTCAGGTGCAGGTCGCGTACGACGCGGCGGCAGGCCGCATCATCGCGATCAGCGCCATCGACAACCTTGCCAAGGGCACGGCCGGCGGCGCGGTGCAGAGCATGAACATCGCCCTCGGACTTCCCGAGGACACCGGACTTTCCACGACGGGAGTGGCTCCGTGA
- a CDS encoding glyceraldehyde-3-phosphate dehydrogenase yields MTVNDDSFTNWKTREEIAESMIPIIGKLHRERDVTVLLHSRSLVNKSVVSILKTHRFARQIAGEELSVTETLPFLQALTTLDLGPSQIDIGMLAATYKTDDRGLSVEEFTAGAVVGATGADKIERREPRDVVLYGFGRIGRLVARLLIEKAGSGNGLRLRAIVVRPGGGRAAEDLVKRASLLRRDSIHGQFQGTITVDEANGTIIANGNEIKVIHAGDPSEVDYTAYGIKDAILIDNTGKWRDRAGLSKHLRPGIDKVVLTAPGKGDVPNIVHGVNHDTIKPDEQILSCASCTTNAIAPPLKAMADEYGVLRGHVETVHSFTNDQNLLDNYHGADRRGRSAALNMVITETGAASAVAKALPDLKAKITGSSIRVPVPDVSIAILNLQLARETNREEVLDYLRDVSLTSPLKRQIDFTTAPDAVSSDFIGSRHASIVDAGATKVEGDNAILYLWYDNEFGYSCQVIRVVQHVSGVEYPTYPAPAV; encoded by the coding sequence GTGACTGTCAATGACGACTCGTTCACCAATTGGAAGACCCGCGAGGAGATCGCGGAGTCGATGATCCCGATCATCGGGAAGCTGCACCGGGAGCGGGACGTCACCGTCCTGCTTCACAGCCGCTCCTTGGTGAACAAGTCGGTGGTCAGCATCCTCAAGACCCACCGATTCGCCCGGCAGATCGCCGGTGAGGAGCTCTCGGTCACCGAGACGCTGCCGTTCCTGCAGGCCCTCACCACGCTCGATCTCGGTCCTTCCCAGATCGACATCGGCATGCTCGCCGCGACGTACAAGACCGACGACCGCGGTCTGTCGGTGGAGGAGTTCACCGCCGGGGCCGTCGTCGGCGCCACGGGTGCCGACAAGATAGAGCGCCGCGAGCCGCGCGACGTCGTCCTCTACGGGTTCGGCCGCATCGGCCGCCTCGTCGCCCGCCTGCTCATCGAGAAGGCCGGCTCCGGCAACGGACTGCGGCTGCGCGCCATTGTCGTCCGCCCGGGCGGCGGCCGGGCCGCCGAGGATCTCGTCAAGCGCGCCTCGCTGCTGCGCCGCGACTCCATCCACGGCCAGTTCCAGGGCACGATCACCGTCGACGAGGCGAACGGCACCATCATCGCCAACGGCAACGAGATCAAGGTGATCCACGCCGGCGACCCGTCGGAGGTCGACTACACGGCGTACGGCATCAAGGACGCCATCCTCATCGACAACACCGGCAAGTGGCGCGACCGCGCGGGCCTGTCGAAGCACCTGCGCCCCGGCATCGACAAGGTCGTCCTGACCGCTCCGGGCAAGGGCGACGTCCCCAACATCGTGCACGGCGTCAACCACGACACGATCAAGCCGGACGAGCAGATCCTGTCCTGCGCCTCCTGCACCACCAACGCGATCGCCCCGCCGCTGAAGGCGATGGCGGACGAGTACGGCGTCCTGCGCGGCCACGTGGAGACCGTCCACTCGTTCACCAACGACCAGAACCTGCTGGACAACTACCACGGTGCCGACCGCCGCGGCCGCTCGGCGGCGCTCAACATGGTCATCACCGAGACCGGTGCCGCCTCCGCCGTCGCCAAGGCGCTGCCCGACCTCAAGGCAAAGATCACCGGCAGCTCGATCCGCGTTCCGGTGCCGGACGTCTCGATCGCGATCCTCAACCTGCAGCTCGCGCGCGAGACCAACCGCGAGGAGGTCCTCGACTACCTCCGCGATGTGTCGCTGACCTCGCCGCTCAAGCGCCAGATCGACTTCACCACGGCACCCGACGCGGTGTCGAGCGACTTCATCGGCTCGCGCCACGCCTCGATCGTCGACGCCGGCGCCACCAAGGTCGAGGGCGACAACGCGATCCTCTACCTCTGGTACGACAACGAGTTCGGCTACTCCTGCCAGGTGATCCGCGTCGTCCAGCACGTATCCGGGGTGGAATACCCGACCTACCCGGCCCCGGCGGTCTGA
- a CDS encoding GNAT family N-acetyltransferase, with product MSTRIHWNTRAETSADIPAVREIVLAAFETALEADLVDALRTDSSWIDGLSIVATDQDGKLVGHALLTRCHIDDTPALCLAPVSVLPEYQKTGAGSAAIRTALQAAKDMGEYFVTVLGHPAYYPRFGFTRASAHGIGLSIDVPDEAMMALTLDADHPLPSGTVRYAAPFGI from the coding sequence ATGAGCACTCGCATCCACTGGAACACGCGCGCCGAGACCAGCGCCGACATCCCCGCCGTCCGCGAGATCGTCCTGGCGGCCTTCGAGACGGCGCTGGAAGCCGATCTCGTCGACGCTCTGCGTACCGACAGCTCCTGGATCGACGGTCTGTCCATCGTCGCCACCGACCAGGACGGCAAGCTCGTCGGCCACGCGCTGCTGACCCGCTGTCACATCGACGACACCCCGGCGCTGTGCCTGGCCCCCGTGTCCGTACTCCCCGAGTACCAGAAGACCGGCGCCGGATCCGCCGCCATCCGCACCGCACTCCAGGCCGCCAAGGACATGGGCGAATACTTCGTCACCGTCCTCGGACACCCGGCCTACTACCCGCGGTTCGGCTTCACCCGCGCCTCCGCCCACGGCATCGGCCTCAGCATCGACGTCCCGGACGAGGCCATGATGGCCCTCACCCTCGACGCCGACCACCCGCTGCCCAGCGGCACCGTCCGCTACGCCGCACCGTTCGGTATCTAG